A region of Micropterus dolomieu isolate WLL.071019.BEF.003 ecotype Adirondacks linkage group LG01, ASM2129224v1, whole genome shotgun sequence DNA encodes the following proteins:
- the LOC123978211 gene encoding leucine-rich repeat-containing protein 3-like: MGAPHRCWSSIKLPSSGPLLFVGTLWLLSMIMTAYACPKICHCTDRNGLVVQCTSHNLENVPQNLPKDTVVLLLSSNRIRHIPKEAFTDLHRLRELDLSHNAIESVEVSAFQGISDSLRTLDLSNNHLSSLPKDTFAKLHARVRLSHNPWHCECSLQEVLRELRLDPETVNEVSCYTSVQEEYIGQPVIQVLDSGINFCNFHHKTTDVAMFVAMFCWFSMVTAYIIYYIKHNQEDARRHMEYLKSLPSTSHISKDYDTASSVF, translated from the coding sequence ATGGGGGCCCCTCATAGGTGCTGGTCATCCATAAAGCTTCCTTCCAGTGGTCCTCTTTTGTTTGTGGGAACACTGTGGCTTCTGTCAATGATTATGACTGCATATGCTTGCCCTAAGATCTGTCACTGTACGGACAGGAACGGTTTGGTGGTGCAGTGCACCTCACACAACTTAGAGAATGTCCCACAGAACTTGCCCAAGGACACCGTTGTTCTCTTACTTTCATCTAACCGGATCAGACACATCCCAAAGGAGGCCTTCACAGACCTGCATCGCCTCCGGGAACTTGACTTATCTCACAACGCCATTGAGAGCGTGGAGGTCAGTGCCTTTCAAGGAATTTCCGATAGCCTGCGGACCTTGGATCTGTCAAACAATCACCTCAGTAGCCTCCCCAAGGACACCTTCGCCAAGCTCCACGCCCGTGTCCGCCTGTCCCACAATCCTTGGCACTGTGAGTGCTCTTTGCAGGAGGTGCTGAGGGAGCTGAGGCTCGACCCCGAGACGGTGAACGAGGTCAGCTGCTACACATCAGTGCAGGAGGAGTACATTGGACAACCGGTGATCCAGGTCCTGGACTCTGGGATCAACTTTTGCAATTTCCACCACAAGACGACTGATGTGGCCATGTTCGTGGCCATGTTCTGCTGGTTCTCCATGGTGACAGCTTACATCATTTACTACATCAAACACAACCAGGAGGATGCCAGGAGGCACATGGAGTACCTCAAGTCCCTGCCCAGCACATCCCACATTAGCAAGGACTACGACACAGCCAGCAGCGTGTTTTGA